The genome window CACCGCGCCATCATCCACGAATCCAGTCGCATGGAAGTTCCCGCCGGGTTGAATTCGGCGCAGACCTCGTGTTCCCTCCGCGGTCCATCCAGATCCCGCAGCCAGGTGTGGCCATTCGGCGTCGCGAGAATCACCGAGAAAGACGGCAACCGGACCTTCAATCCCGGTGGGCTCACTGACGGGGCCCCTCCTCGCCGCATTTGCACGCTGCGCTGGGTGGCGACCACGATGTACTTTCATGGAGTCCTCTGGCTATCCGGCCGGGTGGGACCCTACGATTCTAGCGGGACCTAGACTAGTGGAAACGTCAGATGATCCTCGCCTCGAACGACTTGCGCCTCGCATTCCGCTGCTGGGCGGCCATCGGCGCCGCAGCCTGCATCGTGAGTGTGCCGCTCGCGGCTGCTCAGGCCCCCGGCAGGGAAGAGGGCCACGCTGTCGCTTCCGAGCAGCTCCGGGTCAGCGGAGCTGCTGACACCGAGCCCTTCGGCAGAATCGATTGCATCGCGGCCACCCCGGATGGTGGCGTTGCGCTCTTCGATGGCAAGGGTATGGACGGCCCAACCCTGTTACTCCTCGACGAGAACGGCAAGCTTCGCCGACGCCTCGGGCGCAAGGGCGCAGGCCCGGGTGAATATTCCTCCCTGCAACTGTCCGACTGCATCTCGGTCACCGCCGATGGCACGATAGTGCTGCTCGACCGAGGGCTGTCGCGAATCGTTCGCTGGGATCGAAATGGAAAGCTGCTTCCGGCGGTTTCCGTTCCTGTCCGGCCGAGCGGCCTCCCGCCGTACTTGGTACCGCTTCGTGACGGCTCATTCTACGTGCATTCCGTCATCAGGCCGCCGACGCCCGGGGGGGTCTTTGATGGCGGCGACTACGGCTACATCCACCTGAGTGCGGCGGGGTCGATCCTTGACACGCTCCGGCCCTCGGCGATGGCGCTGCGCAAACGCGGCCACCGGATCGGCGATCCGAACGTGCAGTGGTTTCCCCGGATCGATGGGAGCGTCCTCGAGGCCGATCAGGCGGAGTTGGGCTACCGCCTTCGGGATCTCAAGGGCGCCTGGCATCCAGTGAGCCACCCGCGCCCGGCCATCCCGTTCTCTACCGCCGAACTGGCGGAGGAAGCTGCCATCCAGGAATGGACCAGACTCTTGACTCGTGGCGCGGTTCCGGCGGGCGAGTTGGCAGAAACCAAGCCGGCATTCGAGAGGATTTTCAGTGATGCAGGGATGCGGGTATGGTTGCTTCGACGCGTCCCTGCCGAGGCTGGCATTCCGCGTCCGGAGGGTGGCCCTCCCAGTATTGGCGCGACGCCGCGACCAGCCCGGCATCTCTTCGAACCGCCGGTCTGGGTGCGCTTTTCGGCCAAGGGCAAGTACGAGGGGGAGGTGCGTTTCCCCTTGGAGAGCGCCTCGGGAAGCGCCTTTGTCGCGACGGGCAATACGGTCTGGTCCGCGTCGCTCTCGAAGGAGGGTGAGCCGGTAGTGATCAAGTGGCTGATCGAGATGCACTGAACTGTTGCTCTGGTTCGCGATGTCCGAAGCCGAGCAGCGGCGGAGGGTACAGCTGCTGAATATTGGAGAGCGGGACGGGGTGGAGAGTGTGCGGTTCAAGGTGGCGGTGCGGTGATCAGGGCAGGATAACCCGGCCCCGCGAGTAAGGCTTTCCTCCTCGCGATCCATAAGTATCATGGCGTGGAAATTCCCGACCGTCTGTTGCATTGCCCTCGGGTTTGGGGGAGCCGGCTGCTCCCAGCCTGAGGAGGTTCCCACCTCCCAGCTCATCGATATCGTTGTCGACAAATCGATCGATGAGGACTCGCTCTGGACAGCCGCAGCCAAACGTGCAGGGTTGCGAGTTGTTCTCGGCAGTTCAGAATATCAGTTCGGCCACGCTGCCGCCTCCGATGGTGCTGAACTCGGTGTCGTCGATTTCGGGGTGTTGCTCGGTGATGGGCGCGCGGTGATCTCGGACTTCAGCAAGCATCGCCTGGTCTACCTCTCGCCACGCGGTGAACTGCTGAGCCTGTTTGGGCGGCGAGGCGAGGGTCCCGGCGAGATCGGTCAGGCCGGCGGGATGTACCTCCAGGCCGACGGCAACCTGGTCTTCCGCGACAACCAGTTACAGCGGGCGACCGTGCTGACCCCGGCCGAAAATTCGCTCGACCTGCGGCGCTCGTATCCCGTGGCCTCGTACGCACGGCCCATCTGCGCCCTTGCCGACGTAACCGTCGGAGTTCGCTACCGGCCGCAGGTGCAGCGTACCATCGAAACACGGTCGCTTGATGGAAAGCGTGTCAACTACATCGGCCTGCCGCTCTTCAAAGCGACGAACAATCTCAACGTCATTGCGACCAACGGCTCCTTGCTCTGTCTGCCAGACAAGGCACAAGTGGTCTTCGCGGCGCAGACTGGCGACCTGCTCGCCTATCGCCGTGATGGGTCGGTCGCGTGGCGTCGCAAGCTTGCCGATTTTGTGCCAAGTCAGGTCAAGGAGGTCGGCAGCGGCGTTCTGTTGACGGCGGCCCCGCCGCCACTGAATCGCAGTGTCACGGTGCGCGCGCTCGTGCGGCTCGACAGCATCACGGCACTCCTGCAGATGGTGATGCTGGTGCGGAGGGGGGAGGGGAAGACCAGCGTCGTCGAGCGAAGCGGCATCGAGTCGCGAATTATCGCCCTTGAGGATGGCGCCGAACTGGGCCGACAGACCGACCTGCCGCTGATGCTCGACGTGCGGGACGGGATGGCGCTGACGTACGCCGAGGAGCCGGAACCGATGGTGGGACTGGTGCGGCTGCGCCTGATGCCGAGGTGATGCCTGCACGCGATTCCTCGCGTCCCCGTCGGGGTCACCTTCCCACGGCCTTCCCGCGCCGATCAAGCCGCGATACCCTCCTGCGCGACCCCGGCCGCAACCAACGCCTTGAGGAATGCACTCTTCTCCCGCGGGGAGATCACCACACTCTGCCCTTTGCCATAGCTGATCGCCAGTCGATCGAGCGAGAGGGCGGGGGCAGAGAGGATCGACCGGGTCGCGACGACTTTCGTCACCAGACGCAGTGGTACCCGTTGCACCTGCGGACCGCAGCGAACGATCAGCGTATCACCATCGATCGTATACGACGTGCCGAGGAGCATCCAGAGCGGTAGTCCGAGTGCGATGGGTGCAGGGATCGCGATCGCCAGCCAGCTTCCGATCGACGGCCGGGCGTGACCGGCCAGCGTCACGACGGCCGTCCCCAGCACGATAATCGCGACACCAACCAACAGCAGGATGAACCAGCTGTCGACCTTCGACTTGAACTGCTGTGCCATGGACACCTCGGGAAGGCGAGTGCGTCGCCATCGCACGCCACGCGCTGTGCAGTATGCCGGGCGCGCACGGGGGAACGCAAGGACGGCTTCACCATCACGATTCTCCTTGCGCTGGCTACCGGCCAGGAGCACCTTTCTTCGACTTCCCGGTACAGCTGATCGTCCTATTGGCCCCCGCTATAGGGTATCGCTATTCGCAGCAACGTCCGGCATCACTGCCTTGCAGCACTCGCCTCGTTAGCCGTCGCCTTCGCGGCCCCGCTCCACGCGCAAGACCTCACCGATCGCGCGAACACACTCGCGACGAAGCTCGAAGGCGCGTCCATCACCGAGCGACAGGCGAACGCGGGCGCAGCGAGAGCGCTGCTCACCGAACTCAACGGCCGAGCACTCGATCGCGCCTCCGTCCGCGCGATTGCGCGAGTCTCTTTGGCGATGGCGGCACCGCTCTCGCCGATCGGGATCGTCCCGTCACGCGAGGAAGCGCGGTGGCGGAGCAGTGCCGTGCGGGCACTGGTCCGGCTTCTCTCGCGGGACACCCTCGACCTCTGGAGCGCAGAGCAGCTGGAAAGGATCGCCCCGTATCCCAGCATCTGGGCCGAACCCGCAGTGGAGCTCAAGCTGCTTCGCAAGCTGCGCGTGCCCAGCAACAATTTGCCGCGCGCTGTCGCAGCCGCCGTGGCCGGGCTCGAGATCGAAGCCGGTGATCCACTCGCGGCAGTGAAACTCCTCGAACGCCCGTTTCCTGGCGCCCTGGGCGAGGCGCAGCGACTGCACCTTCTTGCTGCGGCACACTTTGCCATTGGTCGGGATTCGCTCGCGAGCGCGACCTACTACGCCGGGGCGGCGGCCATCCGCGACTCGGCCGACGCCAATGTGTTCGGGCGGGAACTGCAGGAGATCGCTGAGGGTGCGGAGCTGCGCGAGTGGCGATCGACCGCGCTGGTGCCGACGGCGCGAGCGGCGTGGCTCGGGAAGTTCTGGGCCCGCGAGGACCTCGCCGATGGCCGCCTGCCGGGCACCAGATTGCGGGAACAGTTCTCCCGCTGGCGCCTGGCGCTGCAGCAGTATCGCTGGGACACCGACGGCACCCTCGCGTTGGGCGGCATACCGCCTCGTGGCGCAGCGCAGGATGGCAGCGAGGGTGACGTGCTCTTTCCGCGCGACGAAGGGACGGCCCCACCGGTCTATGACGCGCGCTATTTCGAGCGAAACAGCGTGATCGATGACCGCGGGCTACTAGTGCTCCGGCATGGCGCGCCCACGAACACCATTACCTCGGCAGGCGTTGCGGCGCTGGCCCAGGAGTCCCTGGTCTGGAGCGTGGCGAGTGCGAACGGCGATGGCGGGCCGGAGCTTCGTATCGTCTCCTTCTCACGAGCGGCGGTGCGCAAGATTGGTGTGCCATCTTTTCATTTCGGGATGCTCGCGCGCAACGTCCCGATGGGTGATCTGATGTCGCTCTGCCAGGTCGACGCCCGTCTCTGTGCTCTCGCCGGCCCCGGAGATGCGCGGGTACGTGCGAATCTGATCCTGCAGAACTTCACGGCCATGCGGACGAACGCCGAGGTGACGCAGGGGAACCCGCAGCGGTTCAACCATCCGCTTCGGGCGGTCGTGCAGGCATTTGGCATCCCCGACGGTGGCGTGCTTGTGGTCATGGCGGTTCCGCTGGCAAGTCTTGCCGCTGCGCACGACGCCGGCTCGGCGGCCACATCACTGAAGCTGCGTGTAATAGTGGGTGACCCGCTGAGTGGCGAAATTACCGGCACGGTCGACACGATTCGCCATTGGCGACTGGCGCAGCCAGTGCCAGTGGCGGGATTCCTGAGTTTCCTCACCATCGTGCCGGCAGGAATCGGCACCTGGCAGGTCGCGGTGACGGCGGCGGACATTGCTGGTGAAACCGGGGGTACCACCTGGATCAGCAATGTTCCCGTGATCGCGACGGCAAACGACGCGCTCACACTCGGTGATCCGATCCTGGGCCGCGTCGGCGGGGGGCTCGAATGGCAGTGGCAAGGGCAGCCGGTACTGCTCAATCCGACCAACGCATGGCACACTACGGAGCTGGCGACCTTGTCGGTCGTCGCGAGCGGCCTGCGCGCCGGTGAAGACTACGGCTTGCGGCTCGAGCTCTGGCCCAGTGATACCACGGCGAAGAGCCCGCGCCTCACGATTACTTCCGACCTTCGCGCCAACGCATCGACGATGATGCTGCAGCGTTCGCTCGATCTGTCGAGGATCGGGGCTGGCGACTATCGCCTGGTGCTTCGTCTTTCAGGTAAGAATGGTGCGACGACCACCATTCGGGAGCGACGGGTTGCGGTGCGGAAGTAGTCCGGGCAATCGAGATGGACGCGCCGCCTTGCCTGAAGGAGTAGGTGACTTCCTCCGCACTACCTTGAGGTGGAGCGTCTTGATCCTGAGCTGTCTGCCCACGATCGGCGTCGCGCAGTCATCCAAACCGCCAGAGACCGCTCTCGTGCGATCGACCGGCCCAGGCCGTTGGGGCGCACCCTCTCTCGCCATTGAGGAAGTGCGTGTCGGCGGCGCAGGATCGGGAGTAGAGCTCGGATCGGTCGATTGCATTGCCGCTCTCCCCGATGGTGGCGTGGCAGTCTTCGATAGCCGGGGCCTGAGTGGTCCGGCGCTGCGTGTTCTCGATTCGCACGGAGTGCTTCGCCGTTCAATCGGACGCCAGGGCGCAGGCCCCGGCGAATTTGGGGCGCGCGGAATTTCCGGCTGCCTCGCCGCCAGGGATGATGGCTCGCTGCTCATGCTCGACTACAGCAACAACCGCGTGAATCGCTGGACCGCAAACGGCGAGGTGCTCTCGAGTATTCCGCTGCCGCCTGGGCTGGGGGGCCCCGCGCCGTACCTGCTCGCCGGACCGGCGCAGTCGGTCTATATCAGGGTGGCCGTGACGCGACCCCGCGCCGGCGTCGGGATGGACTGGAGCGCCTACGGATTCGTGCGGGTTGCCGCCGATGGCAAAGTCCTCGACACGCTGCCACGACCCCGATCAACTGGCTCGAACGCGCCGCCACGACTCTTCGATCCGATGGAATTCATCCTTCCTCAGGCTGATGGTCGCATCGTACGATCGTTCTCTGATCGTCTCGCCTTTGACGTATGGCTGCCCGGAGCCACTCGGGCCGCGATCTCGGCGGAGCGCCCGCTCCCTGCCACGCGAGTGCTGCCGGCCGAGCGGAGCGAACTCGAGGCGGGGCTCGCATTCTGGACTGCGCAAACGAAAGGGATGGTACCGAACCCTGGAGTCGCGACGACGAAATCCGCCTTCGCCGATATGCGCGTTGACCTTGAGGGTCGCCTCTGGTTCCAGCGCAACGTCACCGCGGTGAAGGGTGCGATGGTCCATCCGCCGGGGCTTCCGGGGCAGCCCGCACCACCGGGGCAGATGTACCAGGTGCCGCCGGTCTTCGCCGCTTTCGATCGCAGCGGTGCCTACCTCGGCGAAGTGCGGCTGCCGCTGCGGCAGGCGTACCTGCTCAACTTCACCTTCGCCGGTGATCATGTCTGGGGGACTTTCACCGATGCAGAGGGGGTGCCGGTGGTCGTGAAGTGGCGGATTGTTGGGGCGGGGAGGAGGTAGGGCATGCGATCGTCCTTGCTCGCGATTCTCTTCACCCTCGTCACTGCTGCCAACGCGCAGCGCGCCCCGACGACGGCCGTGATCTTCGGCATCGGCGCCCCTTCGGGGAATGACTCGCCCGCGAAGCTCGGGCCGGTGGCGATCGATCGCAGCGGCCGGATCTTCCACCTCGACGTGGCCGAGGCGTCGATTGTGGCGTACTCGGGCGCGGGGAAGCGACTCTTCGCCATCGGCCGACGAGGCGATGGGCCGGGCGAGTTCCGGAAACCAGTCGCAATGGTGATCGATAGCGCCAACCATCTGCTCGTGATGGACGAGGCGCAGCGAGCGGTACATCGATTCGATCTGTCGCGGTCAGGCCCGCCGCGCCTTCTCGACCGGATTCCGGTCCCGCTGACCGGCCATTCGATCTGTATTCTCGGGAGCCAGCTGGTGGTGCTGAAATCATCGTCGGCAAGTGCCCCGGTGATTCACCTGCTCGCACTCCAGGATGGCGGTGCCACAATCGTGCGCAGCTTCGCGCCGGCCAACATCGTTGACAAGCGCGCCAGCAGCATCGTGATCCGGATGATGCTCCTCGATGAAGGCCGACTCGCCTGCAACTCAGCGCAGCAGCTGGTTGCGCTCGCAGCCGAGGGGAGTGGCACGTTCCACGTGTATGACAAGCGCGGCAGCGAAGTAGCGAGGGGAGCGGTTCCGGGGTTCGCCGAAATACCGGTGATGCAAGACGGCCCCGAGCGGTTCATAGTACGGGCAGGGCCCGGAGGGGTGATGTCCATCTCGGCGATGGAGGTCGCGGCCGATGGCAGTGTCGCGCTGCAGGCGAGTACCCAACCTCGCGATTATTCGTCCGCGCAGGGGCCATCGCAGCAATTCTGGTTCGACCCCGCTGGTCGGCTCACGCGAAAGGCAGCTCCCACGCGGATGTGGCGCGTTGCCGCTCGCGACGGCATACTCCTCTGCGGTCTCGCGGAGCCGGAGCCCACGCTGGTGGTGACGACTGCGGGGAGTTGTCCTTAGCGCCAGCGACCGACTTGCGCCCCCACTATAGCACGGGCACTTTTCGACCGCCTTCCCAGCTCATCGATCGTCCTATCGGCCCCCGCTATAGGGTATCGCTATCCGCATTGCCACGATGGCCTCCCTCCTGCTTGCCATCACCGGTTGCTCGACCGGTGCGCCTCGCAGTGCCACGAACGGGGCAGCGTCGAGCGGCGTGATCCCCGAACAGATCATCAGCGCGCGCGACACCACCCCCGCATGCCCCCAGTGCGTCATCGCACTCGATTCTCTCACGACCCTCGGCCTCGAAGATGATTCGGTCACCCCACGCGACCCGACGAGCGTCGTTCAGGGAGCTGATCAGTTGTTCTATGTGGCGCCGATGTCGGAACAGGGGCGAGTCGGCGTCTATGGCTGGGACGGCCATCTGGTTCGACTGCTCGGCCGCACCGGAGACGGACCAGGCGAACTCCGCTGGGCGGCCTCCGTGGCCGCCGCCCCGGATGGATCCCTCGGCGTGCTCGATTTCAACCGGATCCTCTGGTATCCACTCCTGGGCGGCGCACCGATCACCCAAGTGCTCGACCAGCCCCTCGGAGAATTCCGGACGCTTGCGCTGCCGGGTCGTGGTCTCGTAGTGGCGACCGAGCAGTCGATGCCGGGTCGAGCGTTTGTGTATGTCGATTCATTGGGGAATCGCCGCGACTTTGGGGACTCCCTCAAGGCCCGCGCCACGGTCGGCGATGGCTTTGCACCCCATTCGCTCGCCGCTTCTGGCGGCGGCCACTTCTACGCGATGCCGTGGTACAACACACCCAGGATCGATGAATGGGACACGAACGGCCGCCTCCTCCGACGCTATCAGCTGCCGGCGCCGTGGTTCACACCATATGGGATCGAGCCACTCCGTGAACTGCAACGTGTCGGGGTGCGTGGCCTGCGGCTCGCCATCTCAAGCAGCGCGTGGCGTGATAGGGCTGGACTGCTCTGGACCATCACCAACGTCGCCGATCCGCGCTGGAAGGTGGTCGCCGACATTGGCCAGAAGGATGAACTGGGCGCCCGACAGCCACTCCTTTCCGGCTACGACAAGCGCCTGGTGCAGGATGCGATCATTGCGGTCTATCGTGTGACCGACACGTCTGTGGCGCTGGTTGCGTCGCGGCGCGTGGATATGCCACTCTCACGATTCCTCTCCGATAGTGTCGTGGCCGAGCGGACCCAGGCAGGTCGCGAGGATGTGGGGTTCAATCTCTTCCGATACAGGCTCCGTGGGCTCTTGCAATGATCACATCTCATCGCAGAGGAGCAACCGGGTGAATCGCGCCACCTTGCTCAGCACTGCCCTCGCGATCACGCCGGCGTTGCTCGCAGCCCAATCGCCGCAGGAACATCGGCGAATTCATGGAGACACGACCTTCGTCACCTCCTCGAAAGCCGCTCATGTTCCAATACTCGAAGCCACTCGACTCCGCACACTCACCGCTGGGCCCGATGGCGCTCCATTCGGCCGCATCGACGCACTGGCACTCGGCCCCAACGGCAGCCTTGCCGTGTTCGATGGCAACGGCAACACCGGCCCCGAGCTGAGTATCCTGTCGCCAGGTGCCAGCGCACTCAGGCGTATTGGCCGCGAGGGCGATGGTCCTGGTGAATATCGTGGCGGCGGGCCTGGGCTCGCGATTGCGGCCGACGGCACCATTCTGTTGCGTCAGTTGAAGGGCGTGATCAACCGTTATCGGGCCGATGGCCGATTCATTAACTCGTTCTTCATCAGTGGGATTGGCGGGCTCATCGACATCTTTCCCGGACCGCACCACACTTTCTACACCCACGCAGGGCCCACCCGCGGCGCCGCACAATTTTCATTTCTTCAGTTGCCACTACTCCAGCTGGACAGCATGGGAGTGATCCTCGATACCGTCCCGGCCCCGCCGCCAACAGCGGGTGCCGTTGATTCGAAGTTCGCTCTGTCGGTGCTTTGGACCGTCATTCCCGATGGCAGGAGGCTCGCACTCCGATCGGACAAGCTCGGATATACCCTACAGGCGCTAGAACCGAGGGCTAGCCTGCTCCGAACCGATGTCGAGGCGACGCCGCCACGATTTCTGCCAGAGGAGCGACAGGAATTGCAGCTCGTGCTCGACTTCGGCCAGCGGCTGCCGCCGGGGATGCGGAGCCCGATCACTCGCATGCCTGAGCTGAAACAGCTCCTCGCCGGGGCGCCTGCGTTCGACTGGTCGCAGCGCATCTGGCTGCCGGTACACACCGCAGGCGTGAAGCAGGGAATCCGCGCGCTTGGCAGGCACGAGAGTGCTCGAGGCCAGGTTGAGTCCGTCAGCGTCAGCTACGATGAACCACCAGAATTCGCCTCATTCGATCTCTCCGGTCACTACTACGGGCGCGTCCGCTTTCCCCTCGGCGCCACTCGGTTGGTGTTCTTCGGCAACACCGCGTGGGGAGTCATCACTGGCCCCGATGATGAGCCGGCACTCGCTGAGTTTCGGCTGCCGGCGGCGCTCGATGCTCACTAGTGGGACAAGGTTACGGGCCGTACTTCCCGTGGTGTGCGTCCTTGCCATCGGCTGTCGCAGTGCAGCTCCAGCCGGAAGAGTTGTGGTCGACCTGCAGTGGGATACCGTCTGGCAAAGCGGCAAGGCTGGCTTGGATTCCGCGCTGTTGGCGCCAAGTCTTCTGACCTACAATCGCGGCACCCTCTACGTGTTCGACAACGCCGAGGCGCGGATAGTGGCGCTGGATGCGACAACGGGTGCATCGCGCTGGAAGGTGGGCCGCGCTGGCGCTGGGCCCCTGGAGTTCGGTGGCGTCGCAGCGATTGCCCCGGATCGCGACGGAGGGGTCGCCGTTGTCGACATCCGCGACCGGCGCGTTACGCGCTGGAGCGGCAATGGCGAGCTCGTGGGCACCATCTCGCTCGGCGCGATGGGCGGGCAGCCGAACCAACTCTGCGCGCTCAGCAATGACCGACTACTTCTCGCCGACGTCTTTGCAGCGAGCCTCAACGAAATGGATTCCACCGGAAAGCCGGTCGCGAAGCGCGCCCCGATCTGGCCAGATCTCGTGGGCGCGAAGTGGGAGTCGCATCAGGTGGTGCTGCGGAACAGTCCCGATCTGGCCCTCTGCATCGCGGCACTCACATCAGGTCGCGGCTTCGCGATTCTTACGGAGCGTAGGCCACCGAGGGTCGTTCGGTATGTCGAGAGCTTCGACGCCTATGCCGTTGGGCCTCGCAAGGATGAAAAGGAGATGAGCTACTGGGCCACGTTCGATGCGGCGATCACCGCCGACACCGTGATGGTGCTCTTCGCAGGGCGGACCGCGGATCTGAACCGCCTGATTGACCGCTACAGCGCGACGTCGGGCGGCTATCTCGACAGCTATCGCTTGCCCTTCGCAACGAAGCGCTTCGCAGCGGGTGGCGGCCTGATCTTCGTGGCGGACTCCACCGGCACCAGCGTGCTTGGCCTTCGTCCGGGTCGTCTCAAATCGGTTTCCGGGAGGTAATCGAAGATATGAAGGACAACTTAGTGCGACACCGCGCCTTGATTGGCGCAGCCCTCGCCATCACCGCCACTGCCCACCCCTGCGCAGCCCAGCGCGCGCTCGACTTCACGCGCGCACCGGAGCGCACCATCAGCACCGGCGTCACCAGCGTGAGTCACGGGATCCAGATCG of Gemmatimonadota bacterium contains these proteins:
- a CDS encoding 6-bladed beta-propeller; amino-acid sequence: MILASNDLRLAFRCWAAIGAAACIVSVPLAAAQAPGREEGHAVASEQLRVSGAADTEPFGRIDCIAATPDGGVALFDGKGMDGPTLLLLDENGKLRRRLGRKGAGPGEYSSLQLSDCISVTADGTIVLLDRGLSRIVRWDRNGKLLPAVSVPVRPSGLPPYLVPLRDGSFYVHSVIRPPTPGGVFDGGDYGYIHLSAAGSILDTLRPSAMALRKRGHRIGDPNVQWFPRIDGSVLEADQAELGYRLRDLKGAWHPVSHPRPAIPFSTAELAEEAAIQEWTRLLTRGAVPAGELAETKPAFERIFSDAGMRVWLLRRVPAEAGIPRPEGGPPSIGATPRPARHLFEPPVWVRFSAKGKYEGEVRFPLESASGSAFVATGNTVWSASLSKEGEPVVIKWLIEMH
- a CDS encoding PH domain-containing protein, producing the protein MAQQFKSKVDSWFILLLVGVAIIVLGTAVVTLAGHARPSIGSWLAIAIPAPIALGLPLWMLLGTSYTIDGDTLIVRCGPQVQRVPLRLVTKVVATRSILSAPALSLDRLAISYGKGQSVVISPREKSAFLKALVAAGVAQEGIAA
- a CDS encoding 6-bladed beta-propeller, whose amino-acid sequence is MRSSLLAILFTLVTAANAQRAPTTAVIFGIGAPSGNDSPAKLGPVAIDRSGRIFHLDVAEASIVAYSGAGKRLFAIGRRGDGPGEFRKPVAMVIDSANHLLVMDEAQRAVHRFDLSRSGPPRLLDRIPVPLTGHSICILGSQLVVLKSSSASAPVIHLLALQDGGATIVRSFAPANIVDKRASSIVIRMMLLDEGRLACNSAQQLVALAAEGSGTFHVYDKRGSEVARGAVPGFAEIPVMQDGPERFIVRAGPGGVMSISAMEVAADGSVALQASTQPRDYSSAQGPSQQFWFDPAGRLTRKAAPTRMWRVAARDGILLCGLAEPEPTLVVTTAGSCP